From a region of the Tateyamaria omphalii genome:
- a CDS encoding YqhA family protein, with amino-acid sequence MALDLETPAEHHAAAAWEIACSWQIEPDHVRSFVKPFLAKHMRAKKTRAPLLLNSTVPRKKRAMLSKTLGASRFLIVLAVLGSLLAATTLLVYGLLESAQLVWVTIETGEVSRKGAKALALEFIEIIDLFLLGTVFYIIALGLYELFISSDINVPGWLTIKTLDDLKNKLIAVVIVVLGVLFLGQVVGWNGETDLLGYGVACALVIAALTYFLSTKTGSK; translated from the coding sequence GTGGCACTCGACCTCGAGACACCAGCCGAACACCACGCCGCAGCAGCCTGGGAAATCGCCTGCTCGTGGCAGATCGAACCCGATCATGTCCGCTCCTTCGTCAAACCGTTTCTTGCAAAACACATGCGCGCCAAAAAAACGCGCGCACCCCTCTTGTTGAACAGCACGGTTCCGCGCAAGAAACGCGCCATGCTTAGCAAAACCCTTGGTGCCAGCCGATTCCTCATCGTCCTTGCCGTCCTCGGCTCTCTTCTCGCCGCAACCACGCTGCTGGTCTACGGCCTGCTTGAAAGCGCACAGCTCGTTTGGGTCACCATCGAGACCGGCGAGGTGTCGCGCAAAGGGGCCAAGGCGCTGGCGCTCGAATTCATCGAGATCATCGACCTGTTCCTGCTGGGCACCGTCTTCTACATCATTGCGCTGGGGCTTTATGAGCTGTTCATCAGCTCCGACATCAATGTGCCCGGATGGCTAACGATCAAGACACTGGACGACCTCAAGAACAAACTGATCGCGGTGGTCATCGTGGTTCTGGGCGTGCTGTTTCTGGGCCAAGTTGTCGGCTGGAATGGCGAGACGGACCTGTTGGGCTATGGTGTCGCCTGTGCGCTGGTCATTGCAGCACTCACATATTTCCTATCGACCAAGACCGGGTCAAAGTGA